One Caenibius sp. WL genomic window, TTGGCAGAGCGGGCACGCGAAGTCCAGCGTTCAGACGCGGCGCGAACCACGGAAGTGCAGGGGCGCGGCATTCTGCCTGAAACGCCATTGTTGCTAAATTAACACATAATAGGGGTGATATGTTGCATGAACGCACTATTCATAAGGGCGCAAGCTTGCGAATCCTAATTATCCCCTGACCCCAAAAGCACACATCAAACCACACAGGGGCCTGTTTTCAGGAGGTTGAATATGCGTAAAGGACTTCTCTCGGCTGCCGCCATCGCTCTTGCCGCCACGACGTTCGCCGCCGCGCCGGCCATGGCCAACGAAGCCCGCGTCGAGGCGCGCGGCGGCGTGATCTGGAACGGCAGCGATAGCGAAGCCATCGCGGGCGTTGCCGCCGGTTACGATGTCGATGTCGGCCAGAAGACTTTCGTCGGCGTGGAAGTGTCGGGCGACAAAATCCTGACCGACCATACCCGCGTTTCCTTCGGCGCTTCGGCACGCGCCGGGGCCAAGCTGGGTGAAGCGGGCAAGCTCTACGCCGTTGGCGGCTATGCCACCAAACCGTGCCGGTTCTGCGAAGATTCCTTCAATCTCGGCGCGGGTTACCAGCACAATTTCGGCCGGAACTTCTATGGCAAGGTCGAATATCGCCACAATTTCATCGGCGATGGCGTGAAGGACAACGACGTTGCCGGTGTGGGGCTGGGCGTGCGCTTCTAAGCCTGCCTCCACCGCAGCATGCGGGAAGGGCGGTCCCTCGCGGGCCGCCCTTTTTGCGTTATGCGCGGATCAGCCTGCGCGGACGGCGGCGCAGAAGGCCGCGATCCGGGCCGCGTCCTTGACCCCGGGCGCGCTTTCGACGCCCGAGGAGGTATCGACCAATCCCGTGCCGGTGATCCGGATCGCATCGCCGACATTGGCGGGGTTCAGGCCCCCGGCAAGGCCCCAGCGCCCCGGGTGGCCATATCCGGCGAGCAGAGACCAGTCGAACACCAGCCCCATGCCGCCGGGCCGGGTGGCGTCGGTGGGGGTCTTGGCGTCGAACAGGATCAGATCGGCGGCAGTGTGATAGCCCAGCGCCCGCTCGACATCATGGGCGGAGGCGACCGGCAGCGCTTTCCACACCGGCCGGGCGAATCGGGCTTTGACCTGCGCCACCCGCTCGGGCGTTTCGTTGCCGTGGAGCTGGATCGCATCGAGATTCGCCGCCTGCACGGCATCGGCGATGTCCCTGTCGTCGGCATCGACGAACAGCCCCACCTTCTTTGCGCGGCCGCCCGTGCGCGCGGCCAGCGCTTGCGCATCGCTCGGCGTCACGTTGCGGGGGGAAGGGGGGAAGAACACGAAACCCACGAAATCGGCCCGGGCCACGATGCTGGCGTCCAGTGCTGCGGGCGTTGCAATGCCGCAGATCTTGATGAGGGGGGCGTTCATGCCGCTCACATAGGCAAAAGTGAGCCGCTGGCAAGACGCAGGGTCGCGTCGCCGAAAGGAAGCGGGCCGGGCGATCGCGCCGCCCGGCCCGCCGATCCGGTCAAATCTGTCAGGGGGCGAGTTCGAACAGCACGGTCACCGATACGTTCATGTCCACCTGCCCGGGGGCGATGGGCGGCGGTTCGGCGGCCATGCCCGCCGCGCTGGCGCGGGCATACATGACGGGCATGGGCGGGGCATAGCCGCCGCCTTCGCTGATCGAGAGTATCCGCAGCACTTTCAGCCCGGCCGCACGCGCATAAAGGTCCGCGCGGGCGCGGGCCTTGGCCATCGCCTGCATCCGTGCCTCGTCCAGCGCTGCATCGGGATTGTCCATCATGAAGCTGGGGCCGTTGACCTGATTGGCCCCTGCCGCAACCAGCGTGTCGATCACTTTGCCGAACTGGGCGAGATTGCGCTGCTTGACGGTGACGGTGTTGTTCGCCTGATAGCCGATGATCGTCGGCTGTTCCGGCTCGACCGTGCCATCGGGCAGTTGCCGCTGCGGCGCATAGATCGGGCTGAGATTGAG contains:
- a CDS encoding phosphoribosylanthranilate isomerase — its product is MNAPLIKICGIATPAALDASIVARADFVGFVFFPPSPRNVTPSDAQALAARTGGRAKKVGLFVDADDRDIADAVQAANLDAIQLHGNETPERVAQVKARFARPVWKALPVASAHDVERALGYHTAADLILFDAKTPTDATRPGGMGLVFDWSLLAGYGHPGRWGLAGGLNPANVGDAIRITGTGLVDTSSGVESAPGVKDAARIAAFCAAVRAG
- a CDS encoding SIMPL domain-containing protein codes for the protein MKSPALASLALASMALPAMAAAHDLSSTPVVAPGNTLLNISADGRSSRKPDMAVFNAGVTTQGKTAGEAMAANSASMNRAIAALKAAGIADKDIQTSNLNLSPIYAPQRQLPDGTVEPEQPTIIGYQANNTVTVKQRNLAQFGKVIDTLVAAGANQVNGPSFMMDNPDAALDEARMQAMAKARARADLYARAAGLKVLRILSISEGGGYAPPMPVMYARASAAGMAAEPPPIAPGQVDMNVSVTVLFELAP
- a CDS encoding YfaZ family protein; the encoded protein is MRKGLLSAAAIALAATTFAAAPAMANEARVEARGGVIWNGSDSEAIAGVAAGYDVDVGQKTFVGVEVSGDKILTDHTRVSFGASARAGAKLGEAGKLYAVGGYATKPCRFCEDSFNLGAGYQHNFGRNFYGKVEYRHNFIGDGVKDNDVAGVGLGVRF